The following are encoded in a window of Bradyrhizobium guangdongense genomic DNA:
- a CDS encoding methyl-accepting chemotaxis protein: MSKLSIVFKLLTVLSVLVLSLAGVGVVAIGTMQNINSHTVEIAESWLPSVRALGSMRADINELRVALRLHLMQDTAEGKEAAEKRLASLQARIDQTRKVYEPLITSAEERSLYGQWSKAWAEYLNGVQDVMALSRKSPGKFPADANEMLQTKVAKMAQAADPLLQKGIELNNHGAELETKQAADSYATIFRVLVGIIVASVALAIGAAYYLVRDVSSGIASIIKPMQSLGEGDLTAEVPHRGERTEIGSMADALQIFKEALIAKKAADEAAAADAEAKIERGRRVDAITRKFETMIGEVVGTVSSASTELEASASTLTNTARRGQELATVVAAASEEASTNVQAVASASEELSSSITEISRRVQDSARMAAEAVEQATRTNARVNELSQAAARIGDVVELINTIAGQTNLLALNATIEAARAGEAGRGFAVVASEVKALAEQTAKATGEIGAQVSGIQAATQESVSAIQEIGGTIERLSEVSAAIAAAVEEQGAATQEISRNVQQASVGTQEVSTNITDVQRGAIETGEASVEVLSAAKSLASDSTRLKVEVAQFLESVRAA; encoded by the coding sequence ATGTCGAAATTGTCGATCGTCTTCAAGCTGCTGACCGTGCTGTCGGTCCTCGTGCTCTCGCTCGCCGGCGTCGGCGTGGTGGCGATCGGCACCATGCAGAACATCAATTCCCATACCGTGGAGATCGCCGAGAGCTGGTTGCCGAGCGTGCGTGCGCTCGGCTCGATGCGCGCAGATATCAACGAACTGCGCGTCGCGCTGCGTCTGCATCTGATGCAGGACACCGCCGAGGGCAAAGAAGCGGCCGAGAAGCGTCTGGCTTCGCTGCAGGCGCGAATCGACCAGACCCGCAAGGTCTACGAGCCGCTGATCACCTCCGCCGAGGAGCGTTCGCTCTACGGGCAGTGGAGCAAGGCGTGGGCGGAATATCTGAACGGTGTACAGGACGTGATGGCGCTGTCGCGCAAGAGTCCCGGCAAGTTCCCGGCGGACGCCAACGAGATGTTGCAGACCAAGGTCGCGAAGATGGCCCAGGCGGCCGACCCGCTGCTGCAGAAGGGCATCGAGCTGAACAACCACGGCGCCGAGCTGGAAACGAAGCAGGCCGCTGACAGCTACGCTACCATCTTCCGCGTGCTGGTCGGCATCATCGTCGCTTCGGTCGCGCTGGCGATCGGCGCCGCCTATTATCTCGTGCGCGACGTCTCCAGCGGCATTGCGTCCATCATCAAGCCGATGCAGTCGCTCGGCGAGGGCGACCTCACGGCCGAGGTGCCGCATCGTGGCGAGCGGACCGAGATCGGCTCGATGGCGGATGCGCTCCAGATCTTCAAGGAGGCGTTGATCGCCAAGAAGGCTGCCGACGAGGCCGCCGCAGCCGACGCCGAAGCCAAGATCGAACGCGGCCGCCGCGTCGACGCCATTACCCGCAAGTTCGAAACCATGATCGGCGAGGTTGTCGGGACGGTGTCGTCGGCCTCGACCGAGCTCGAGGCCTCGGCGTCGACGCTGACCAACACGGCCCGGCGCGGACAGGAGCTGGCGACCGTCGTGGCCGCGGCTTCGGAGGAGGCGTCCACCAACGTGCAGGCGGTGGCATCCGCTTCGGAGGAACTGTCGTCCTCGATCACCGAGATCAGCCGCCGCGTGCAGGACTCCGCGCGGATGGCTGCGGAGGCCGTGGAACAGGCCACGCGGACCAACGCGCGAGTCAACGAGCTGTCGCAGGCGGCCGCCCGCATCGGCGACGTGGTCGAACTCATCAATACGATCGCTGGCCAGACCAATCTGCTGGCGCTGAACGCCACCATCGAGGCGGCGCGCGCGGGCGAAGCCGGCCGCGGCTTTGCCGTCGTTGCCTCCGAGGTCAAGGCGCTGGCCGAACAGACCGCCAAGGCAACCGGGGAGATCGGGGCGCAGGTCTCGGGTATCCAGGCCGCAACGCAGGAATCCGTCAGCGCCATCCAGGAGATCGGCGGCACGATCGAGCGCCTGTCCGAGGTGTCGGCGGCGATTGCCGCCGCGGTCGAGGAGCAGGGCGCGGCGACGCAGGAGATCTCGCGCAACGTTCAGCAGGCCTCGGTCGGCACCCAAGAGGTCTCCACGAACATCACCGATGTGCAGCGCGGCGCGATCGAGACCGGCGAGGCCTCGGTCGAGGTGCTCTCGGCGGCGAAATCGCTGGCGTCCGACAGCACGCGTCTCAAGGTCGAGGTCGCGCAGTTCCTGGAGTCGGTCCGCGCGGCCTGA
- a CDS encoding methyl-accepting chemotaxis protein: MSGLSIRLTHKVMAIGLFGLLGLVAFGAIFEIGSLSQDASRDAASRARAIADLNKQLSIEMLEARRDEKNFQQRRNESYAKAHAELIGPIERDFDEIERLMSAGGMGALAETMKQAQQGFKRYAADFNSLVAAETRLGLNETLGLSGSLRVAVHDIEAKLKQVDDPRSTSWMLMMRRHEKDFMLRRDPKYLAELKKAAGEFSNAIELVAVPTAVMNDITAKLQKYQAEFAAWAETAQQSAALDAAMMKTFREIEPVMTEVRSAVEATYRQADAAEAATRDAVRFWMVIAFGITIVVLAAVGFLLGRSISKALSGMVDAMARLARGELSIAVPGVGRKDEIGEMAAAVEVFRTNMMEAERLRAEQAEADARAREQRRADMKRLADGFEGAVGEIIETVSSAATELEASSNTLTQAAERGNGLATAVAAASEEASANVRSVSSASEEMTSSISEISRQVQESARVADVAVGQAQRTNARVAELTKAASRIGDVVELINTIAAQTNLLALNATIEAARAGEAGKGFAVVATEVKALAEQTAKATGEISQHIGAIQTATEDSVGAIKEIGDTIARMSEVSSVIAAAVEEQGAATQEISRNIQHAAQGTSDVSANIGEVQRGASETGAASAQVHSAAQSLSQESTRLKSEVARFLDSVRAA; encoded by the coding sequence ATGAGCGGCCTTTCCATTCGTCTCACCCACAAGGTCATGGCGATCGGATTATTCGGATTGCTGGGCCTCGTGGCGTTCGGCGCAATCTTTGAGATCGGCAGCCTTTCCCAGGATGCGTCCCGCGATGCCGCCAGCCGCGCCCGCGCGATTGCCGATCTCAACAAGCAGCTCTCGATCGAGATGCTGGAGGCCCGCCGCGACGAGAAGAATTTTCAGCAGCGCCGCAACGAGAGCTATGCCAAGGCGCATGCCGAGCTGATCGGCCCGATCGAACGTGATTTCGATGAGATCGAGCGGCTGATGTCCGCCGGCGGCATGGGTGCCTTGGCCGAGACGATGAAGCAGGCCCAGCAGGGTTTCAAGCGTTACGCGGCGGATTTCAATTCACTGGTGGCTGCCGAAACCAGGCTCGGATTGAACGAGACGCTCGGCCTGTCGGGCTCGCTCCGCGTCGCGGTGCATGACATCGAAGCGAAGCTGAAGCAGGTCGACGATCCCAGGTCGACGAGCTGGATGCTGATGATGCGCCGGCACGAAAAGGACTTCATGCTGCGGCGCGACCCCAAATATCTTGCCGAGCTGAAGAAGGCCGCGGGTGAATTCTCCAATGCGATCGAACTCGTCGCAGTCCCGACCGCGGTAATGAACGACATTACTGCCAAGCTCCAGAAATACCAGGCCGAGTTCGCAGCCTGGGCCGAGACCGCGCAGCAAAGCGCAGCTCTCGATGCCGCCATGATGAAAACCTTTCGCGAGATAGAGCCTGTCATGACCGAGGTGCGGAGCGCGGTCGAAGCCACGTACAGGCAGGCGGACGCTGCAGAAGCCGCCACCCGCGACGCCGTCAGGTTCTGGATGGTGATCGCCTTCGGCATCACCATCGTCGTTCTTGCCGCGGTCGGCTTCCTGCTCGGACGCTCGATTTCCAAGGCGTTGTCCGGCATGGTTGATGCGATGGCGCGGCTCGCGCGCGGCGAACTCTCGATTGCGGTTCCCGGCGTCGGTCGCAAGGACGAGATCGGCGAGATGGCCGCCGCGGTCGAGGTGTTCAGGACCAACATGATGGAGGCCGAGCGGCTGCGCGCCGAACAGGCCGAAGCGGATGCGCGGGCGCGCGAGCAGCGCCGGGCGGACATGAAGCGGCTCGCCGATGGATTCGAAGGCGCGGTTGGCGAGATCATCGAGACCGTGTCGTCGGCGGCTACCGAGCTTGAAGCCTCATCCAACACGCTTACGCAGGCCGCCGAGCGTGGCAACGGACTTGCGACTGCCGTGGCGGCGGCCTCGGAGGAGGCTTCCGCGAACGTGCGGTCAGTCTCGTCCGCGAGCGAGGAAATGACCTCCTCGATCTCCGAGATCAGCCGCCAGGTTCAGGAATCGGCGCGCGTCGCCGATGTCGCGGTCGGGCAGGCCCAACGCACCAATGCACGCGTCGCGGAGCTGACCAAGGCCGCCTCCCGCATCGGCGATGTGGTCGAGTTGATCAATACCATCGCTGCCCAGACCAACCTGCTGGCGCTCAACGCGACCATCGAGGCCGCGCGGGCCGGCGAAGCCGGCAAGGGTTTTGCGGTCGTCGCGACCGAGGTGAAGGCGCTCGCCGAGCAGACCGCCAAAGCCACCGGCGAGATCAGCCAGCACATCGGTGCGATCCAGACCGCGACGGAGGACTCGGTCGGCGCGATCAAGGAGATCGGCGATACCATCGCGCGAATGTCGGAGGTTTCCTCGGTCATCGCCGCCGCGGTCGAGGAGCAGGGGGCAGCGACGCAGGAGATCTCCCGCAACATCCAGCATGCCGCGCAGGGCACCTCGGACGTGTCCGCGAATATCGGCGAGGTCCAGCGCGGCGCAAGCGAAACCGGGGCTGCTTCGGCGCAGGTGCATTCGGCGGCGCAATCGCTGTCGCAGGAGAGCACCCGGCTGAAGAGTGAGGTCGCACGTTTCCTGGATTCGGTGCGGGCGGCCTGA